A region of the Oncorhynchus clarkii lewisi isolate Uvic-CL-2024 chromosome 29, UVic_Ocla_1.0, whole genome shotgun sequence genome:
TAGCCTCATTAGTATACTTATTCTGGTCCCAGTAGTATACTTATTCTGGTCCCAGTAGTATACTTACTCTAGCCTCATTAGTATACTTATTCTGGTCCCAGTAGTATACTTACTCTAGCCTAATTAGTATACTTATTCTGGTCCCAGTAGTATACTTACTCTAGCCTCATTAGTATACTTATTCTGGTCCCAGTAGTATACTTACTCTAGCCTCATTAGTATACTTATTCTGGTCCCAGTAGTATACTTACTCTAGCCTCATTAGTATACTTATTCTGGTCCCAGTAGTATACTTACTCTAGCCTCATTAGTATACTTATTCTGGTCCCAGTAGTATACTTACTCTAGCCTCATTAGTATACTTATTCTGGTCCCAGTAGTATACTTACTCTAGCCTCATTAGTATACTTATTCTGGTTCCAGTAGTATACTTACTCTAGCCTCATTAGTATACTTATTCTGGTCCCAGTAGTATACTTACTCTAGCCTCATTAGTATACTTATTCTGGTCCCAGTAGTATACTTACTCTGGTCCCAGTAGTATACTTATTCTCGTCCCAGTAGTATACTTATTCTCGTCCCAGTAGTATACTTATTCTGGTCCCAGTAGTATACTTACTCTGGTCCCAGTAGTATACTTATTCTGGTCCCAGTAGTATACTTATTCTGGTCCCAGTAGTATACTTATTCTGGTCCCAGTAGTATACTTATTCTGGTCCCAGTAGTGCACCGATTCTGTTTTTAAAAAAGCAACAGAAAATCAACAAAACCATTTTACTCCAAAAGCTGTTGAgttctgttttgtttttaaaCAGATGTTGTAGTTCTTAAACAAAACAAGAGAATGGGATCATTTGGATGGAACCCCGTGGACTTCACTCCAGTCTTCGTGGGGCatgctctacaaggtgtcgaaagcttccacagggatgctggcccatgttgactccaatgcttcccacagttgtgtaaagttggctggatgtcctttgggtggtggaccattcttgatacacacgggaaactgttgagcatgaaaaacctagcagcgttgcacttcttgacacactcaaactggtgcgcctggcattTACTACCATAACTTGTTCAAagccacttaaatattttgtcttgcccattcatcctctaaatggcacacatacacaatccgtgtctcaattgtctcaaggcttaaaaatattttaacctgtctcctccccttcatctacactgattgaagtggatttaacaagtgacatcaataagggatcataactttcacctggattcatctggtcagactatgtcatggaaagagcaggtgttcttaatgttttgtatgcaAGGTGTATTATGTGAGCAGCATTCCTTTCAGTGCTGCTCCCTTTGAATTGGAATGTCTGGTAGATCATATGGCCTAGGCTGCATGTGAGTCAATTTGTCAAAAAGGGTATGGCTCTTTAGACACATAAGAGTAGTCTATAACTGATACGTTCAAGTAGGGTGTGGTTGTTGGAAAATGTAGTAACTGTTGAATCTGACAGGACTTGACTTGCACTGGTTAGTTCAATTGCAGTAACAATTAATATAACTGTGTTATGCAGGCACCATAAGTAGTATAACACCCAAGGACAGATCATTTGACAAGTTAGTATATTCATGTTGTCATGGGATTGATTGAATGTGCTGTCGATATAAACCCAATTACTATCTAGGGAGACATTTCTCTTTTGCTGCCATTGACATGAGCACTGAAATGTTTATGTTGAAATGAAATGCAagtaaaataacattattttctCACTTGTAGGATGATGACTGGGAAAATTCTGTCACATTCTTGCCAGCCCCAGACACCAAGAAGCTAGAGAAAAATAGAGGGAGTAAAACACTTTTTGTTGGGATTGGCCTCGTGGGGTTGGCAGCAGTCATTGCGCTGACGACAGGCCTGCTGGTTTGGCATTTTCACTGTGAGTATATTGTCCACCTTGACTAAATCCCTATAGAGCCATTACCCATTATTATAGTTATTCTGGTCCCATTAGTATACTTATTCTGGCCTCATTAGTATACTTAGTCTGGTCCCAGTAGTATACTTATTCTGGTCCAGGTAGTATACTTATTCTGGCCTCATTAATATACTTATTTTGGTCCCATTAGTATACTTATTCTGGCCCAGTAGTATACTTATTCTGGTCCCAGTAGTATAATTATTCTGGTCCCAGTAGTATACTTATTCTGGCCTCATTAGTATACTTATTCTGGTCCAGTAGTATACTTATTCTGGTCCCAGTAGTATACTTATTCTGGTCCGATTAGTATACTTATTCTGGTCCAGTAGTATACTTATTCTAGTCCCAGTACTATACTTATTCTGGCCTCATTAGTATACTTATTCTGGTCCTATTAGTATACTTATTCTGGTCCCAGTAGTATACTTATTCTGGTCCCAGTAGTATACTTACTCTAGCCTCATTAGTATACTTATTCTGGCCTCATTTGTATACTTATTCTGGTCCCAGTAGTATACTTACTCTAGCCTCATTAGTATACTAATTCTGGTTCCATTGGTATACTTATTCTGGCCTCATTAGTATACTTACTCTAGCCTCATTAGTATACTTATTCTGGTCCTATTAGTATACGTATTCTGGTCCAGTAGTATACTTATTCTGGCCTCATTAGTATACTTATTCTGGTCCTATTAGTATACTTATTCTGGTCCCAGTAGTATACTTATTCTGGTCCCAGTAGTATACTTATTCTGGTCCAGGTAGTATACTTATTCTGGCCTCATTAATATACTTATTTTGGTCCCATTAGTGTACTTATTCTGGTCCAGTAGTATACTTATTCTGGTCCCAGTAGTATAATTATTTTGGCCTTTTGTATACTTATTCTGGTTCCAGTAGTATACTTATTCTGGCCTCATTAGTATACTTACTCTAGCCTCATTAGTATACTTATTCTGGTCCCAGTAGTATACTTATTCTAGTCCCAGTACTATACTTATTCTGGCCTCATTAGTATACTTATTCTGGTCCTATTAGTATACTTATTCTGGTCCCAGTAGTATACTTACTCTAGCCTCATTAGTATACTTATTCTGGTTCCATTAGTATACTTATTCTGGTCCCAGTAGTATACTTACTCTAGCCTCATTAGTATACTTATTCTGGCCTCATTAGTATACTTATTCTGGTCCCAGTAGTATACTTACTCTAGCCTCATTAGTATACTTATTCTGGTTCCATTAGTATACTTATTCTGGTCCCAGTAGTATACTTACTCTAGCCTCATTAGTATACTTATTCTGGTTCCATTAGTATACTTATTCTGGTCCCAGTAGTATACTTACTCTAGCCTCATTAGTATACTTACTCTAGCCTCATTAGTATACTAATTCTGGTTCCATTGGTATACTTATTCTGGCCTCATTAGTATACTTACTCTAGCCTCATTAGTATACTTATTCTGGCCTCATTAGTATACTTACTCTAGCCTCATTAGTATACTTATTCTGGTCCTATTAGTATACTTATTCTGGTCCAGTAGTATACTTATTCTGGTCCAGTAGTATACTTATTCTGGCCTCATTAGTATACTTATTCTGGTCCTATTAGTATACTTATTCTGGTCCCAGTAGTATACTTATTCTGGTCCCAGTAGTATACTTATTCCGGCTTCATTAGTATACTTATTCTGGTCCCATTAGTATACCTATTCTGGTCCCAGTAGTATACTTATTCTGGTCCTCACTCCTGTCCCTCTCTTATTTtgcagtgaggagaggagaggtgcgaTTGACAAAGATGTACATTGGCTCTATGAGTATCACCAACCAAAGATTTATAGATTCTTACGACAACCCCAACAGCAATGAGTTCAAACAACTGGCCATGCAGGTGTCACAGCAGGTAAGACAGGGTGATGATGACCTTCTCCATCATTTGTAGCAAGTACTGGTAGCTACAATAACGCGTTTCATCTTGCTGCTTTTCAGCTGAAGGGAATCTACTCTAAATACAAAGATCTGGATAAATATTTAGTGGGATCCACAGTGCAAGCCTTCAGGTATTTGTTCCCCATTTAACCACTCCCCTAAGGTCACTTTGAAATTCAGAGATAGTTATGGTTGCTTACTTGAAGATGATGACATTATAAAGACATTACAACAAAAGGTAGCAGACAGTACatttgtttcaattcaacccacaATTGTTATGTTTTCTTGCTGCTTAACATATTCAAAAATACAATGCACTATGTCTTTCCACTGTAGTGAAGGCAACAGAGGGAGTGAGGACAATGTAGTGGCCTACTACCTGTCTGAGTTTGATGTACCGATCGGTCGGGGGTCTGCAGTGGATGAAGCTATTGGCACCATGGATCCGATGGAGGGAAGTCTGAAGGGGAGGATGGGGAAGGGTCGCCGGCCAACCAGCTCCCTGCTCATCAACAACGTGATGTCTGGAGGTACAGTAAAGGGTGAACATCACTCTGCCTTTGGATGTGAAAAGTTACCTATACTCTTGTATGCATCCCTGTTTATTAAGGCCTATGTTAATAGGAGCTTTTGTAGTCATTTCCTTCGCATTCTCTATCCCTCAGTTTAAAAAAGAGCTGTTAAAGGTCAGAGCAGATGTTTTTATTTGCTCCATGCTAATGTCTCATATGTGCTTCCATTTCACAGCTCTGGATGCACGTATGACAAAGGCCTTATTGACTGGTGAGAAACAACATTCGCTGTTATGGTTTCAACTATTATCTTTCTGGATGTCACAGGCCGTCCTTGTACAGCTCACTGAGCTtgtctactgtatctgtctgtccgtTTCCCAGCCTCCCAAACCTATTCCTATCACATCAGTGAGAATCACACGGCCACATTACAGTCACCTGGCTTTCCTGATTCTCCATACCCTCCAAACACATATGTGTTGTGGAGACTACATGCTGACCGAGGCTACAGGATTAAACTGGAGTTTGACACCTTCAACTTGGAGGCTGACTGTCAGAACGACTTCATCAAGGTGTATGACTCCCTGGTGCCATTGGAGCAGCAGGTCATGGCAGAGTGAGTAGTGAGGAGTTGTACAGTACTTTTAGGATCAAGAGAAAGTGGAGACAAGAAACACAGTCAACATTTTCCCATTGATATTCCCTTCAGATACTAGCCTCATGACTAATGAGTTCCATCCAAGTGCAACTGTCTGCCTCAGTTAAATCATGTGTTGATCTCTGTCCAGGAAATGTGGATATTACACTCGCAATGAGCCTCTGTCGTTCATTTCCTCTGGAAACGTCATGCTGCTGACACTGGTAACCAACAAGGAGAAGAACTTCCCTGGCTTCAGAGCCACCTACTCTCAGGTTCCCCTCAATAGCCAAGGTGCAGCTACTATTATGATGATCACGGGGTGTACCATGTTGTGTCCCTAATGGTTATGTGACTCATTATCTGTCACTCTTTCTGTGTAGATTGTGGTGGTCAATTATCAGGACTTAATGGCACCTTCACATCTCCAAACTTTCCCTCCCATTACCCACCTCTGACCAAGTGTGTCTGGGATATTGAGGTAAACAAATGTTCAATTTGTGTTGTGGAGCCTGCTGCTGACCTTTTAGAGTGAGAATATGTTTATTTCTGAAGTTCCACCTACCATTCTATTCTCTTTCAGGTCCCAAAAGGGAAGTCTGTCAAGGTGCAGTTCAACAAGCTGTTGATGTCTGAGCCAGGACAGAACAATAATAATTGTCCTAAGGACTACGTAGAGATCAACAGTGAAAAGTGAGTCATGGGATCTTCTTGGTGTCAGTATATCCGTTAGGAATTTGGAAGAATTGACTATTAATCAGCAATGACTCTGCAATGTCCCTAATTGATGAACATTGTTGATCTTTGCCTCTTTAACCTTTTGTGTTGCAGGCTATGTGGCGATAAGCCCTACAGCACTGTGGTCACCAGCACAGTCAACAAGATAGTCGTGATATTTAACTCTGACATGTCCTATGTGGATTCAGGTTTCACTGCTGAGTTTGAAGCCTTTGTGCCAACTACTCGTAAGCCAGAAACATTGTTATCAGTACACAGTTGTTTCTTAAACTAACATCTACAGTGTATACTTTAAAACCTGTTATCAGTACAGATCTGCAGTGAGTACAGACCTATAACTACGTTATAACGTGTCTATTCTTCTCAAGTGTTTCCATCTGAGTGTGTTTAACTTTTATAACGTCACCTTAGTAAACAGATGCTTGATTTGTCTCTACAAGAGAGATTAGGTTACCTCCAAATGATTATGATGCAATCTGAGTTGATGTCTTGTCTCTGTACAGAGTGTGagccagatcaaatcaaatgtagaaATGGTCTTTGTAAAGTCAAGTTCTGGCAGTGTGATGGAGTCAATGACTGTGGGGACAGCACAGACGAGGAAAACTGTGGTAAGTCAACACTACACATCAGTAGAGAGGTCACACAATATTATATCATCATTGTtaccactgtgtattactgtgtcctctctgtaggGAGTTGTAAATCAGGTGAGTTTAGCTGTCGGAATGGAAGATGTATctccgagagactgaaatgtgaTGGCCGTGCTGACTGTGCTGACGGCTCTGATGAATCAAATTGCGCAAAATGTACGTATCCAAAGATAAATAGCTGTAGTAGAATACAACCATATAaacatgacctttgacctttgcGTGACTGACTCCTCATCTCCTTGTATCCAGCTCTAGCCCTGCAATGCTCAGAGTATACTTACAAGTGTAAGAACAATATGTGCATCAGCAAGCTGAACCCAGAGTGCGATGAAGAAGAGGACTGTGATGATGGCTCAGACGAGGCAGACTGTCGTAAGTTTAGATATCTCACACAGCTTCCTCTACATCCTCAGACCATCTTTTACCACCATTACCCTGACTTCTGAATGTAATTTGGATTACATTTAATTTGACTATTTAAAACAACAGGCAAACAATACATGTACCAAGATCACAGAGGGTTATGTAGACAAAAAGTCTGACTCGTTTCCATTGTGATCCTCCTTTATTTACtgattgttttttgtgtgtgtctgtgtgcagagtGTGGTATACGGCCTTATAGACACTCCCGCATTGTGGGTGGACAGGCCTCCATTGAGGGGGAGTGGCCCTGGCAGGTTAGCCTTCACATCCGAGGGTCTAGCCATGTGTGTGGAGCCTCAGTTATCAACGACCGCTGGCTCGTCACTGCTGCCCACTGTGTCCAGGATGACGTCAAAGTCAAGTACGTCAAAGTCACGTGCTCACCTTATTGTTCCTACTCTTTCTACGTTTAATTCACACCATTGTACGTTTCCCCAATTGATTAACTGCTCTAAGGACTGTTCCCTGTAACCTCTCCTGTTTACAGTTCAGCTTTCAAAATCTTTGTGGTCTTGAGGATTGAGGACCGTGAACTAAGAGTATGTTTTCTAACAGATATTCTCAACCTCAACAATGGGAAGCATACCTTGGACTTCATGTTCAGAGTCAGACTAACAAGTGGACGCTGAAGAAGAACCTTAAACAGATCATCCAGCACCCTGGCTACCAAGCCCAGACCTATGACAATGACATAGCTCTTATGGAACTGGACAGTCCTGTCACACTCAACCAGAACATCTGGCCAATCTGTCTGCCCACGGCCAGGCATTACTTCCCTGCTGGCAAGCCAGTGTGGATCACTGGCTGGGGGACCACCAGAGAGGGGGGTGAGTTGAATCCGGTGTATAGCTGCAGTAGTTTCTCCCACCTTGTTCTGTAGTAATACACTTGACATTTCTTCATGTTTTAACCTCTGACTACTGTTGATGCTGACTGAGTGTCATTCACTATCCCAGGTTTCGAGGCATCAATGTTGCAGAAGGCAGAGGTCCGTATCATCAATGCCACAGTATGTAACACCCTGATGGAAGGACAGACCACTTCCAACATGTTATGTGCTGGTGTACTGGACGGAGGAGTAGATGCCTGTCAGGTAACCCCGCCAGCAGCTAGATGATCTTTCTTGTTGCATATTTACTTTCCCCCTCTTTacgtcatcattatcatcatgcTGTCTTTGCCCTGCTCTTTTTGTCAGGGAGACTCTGGAGGTCCGTTGTCCTCCATGGAGAACGGTGGACGTTTCTTCTTGGCTGGAGTGGTGAGCTGGGGGGACGGCTGTGCCCGCAGGAACAAGCCTGGCGTCTACACCCAAGTCACCAAATACAGGGACTGGATAAAGCAGAAGACCGGAGTGTAGCTGAGAAGACCAGGGTCTAGCTGAGTGGGAAACCTGGTTGTCAAGCCTGAGCAATACTTAGCCCTCAGAAGATTGGTCTTTGTCCAAGTTCTTAAAATCCTCAGACCTTTGATTGGTATGCATTaaggttattatagtaaactaatgcagaaactaaaacaaaaatGAATCTTGAAAAAACGATTtagtaaattgaaataaaataatgaacaAACCTGTTTCAAAAAACTAAAACTATACTGAAACGATTATCTTTGACTCCaaaactaaataaaataaaataaaaaccataATGAGTTATGTTCAGTTTTAGTTTTTTTCTAAACTTCTGATtgggttttcaatggggttcaaagGCGGATGAAGGCTGCAACTGATACCTGACAAATGTATGCACTCAATAccctaagtcgctctggataagagaatttgctaaattactcaaatgtaaatgtaaaacagTTGTGAagctttaggggggggggggggggggggggggtttaagctACTGAATCTGGTGGGTAAATGCTTCCAGGAGATGGTGATGTTTCAAATAGGCCTAGTTTGTGCATCACTATCCCTagctatcactagctaacagggAAAAAAAAGTCTAGGTAACTAACTTGATTCCTCTTACATGTACTACTACGTTTTTAAAAAGCACTGGATATATGGGGTTTCCTTCTACATTATTATTTTTCACCAGTCTCAGCTCTATTACCTTTAAATCCAAGTCACAATGAGATTGACTTTATAATATAAACCTATCCTATGAGCTGACCCATCACCTTGTGTATAACTGCCCGTGGTCATATAAAACTATGTAGAACTATTTCACACTGGGAATATTTTTACAGTGTGAAACATTTTTACCTTCAGTGGTAAGAAGTGACATCCCAAAAACAACACACATGCTATACAACCCAAATGGCTCATAGCAATACTAAAACTGAAACTAAATAATATAAAAACTAAATATACACATTTTTAGCAAATTCAAACTAAATAACAAACTAGCAAATCAGGTCCGAAAACTAACTTAAAATAAAATGAATTTCAAATGTAACATTTTTTTACGAATATAAATAAAAAACtaatttaaaaacaaaactataataaccttggtatGCACACTACAGCATGTGACTACtgggactctacaaggagttTTCATTATTTTACACTTATGTTGTAAATGGTGTTTGGTTCTATCCAAAAGTATTACTTTATACAGAATATACCAGTCTTACATACTTATACATACACTTACTTAAAAATAGACTGGGCATTACATTAGCTGTGTTATTATCTTGCTTAAATAAATATTTAGTAAGCATTGGTTGCAGGTTAAAGACGGATTTTTGCACCCAAGTGCATTAAATTGCCTGCTTTTGTGACCTTGTAGGCATTTTTCCACCCTGGGTTTCTTTATTTAGAATTTGCTTTGTTCATGTGTTAGAATCCTTATCCTTACATTGCCTAGGCAATCGTTTGTTTTTCCAAAAGTGATATGTTATATGAAGTTTTGTGGATTCTTAAAATCTCATATGTCTTTGTATTTTTATATTATGTTTTGTTAATGTAGGTGTTTTCTTTTTAGGATATGTTTTCATttcctgtttatatttattttttaattgatCTTCAGACTGCTGTACCTCAGTAAACGTGACAGCTTGTGtacctgattttttttttactgtctaATATGCTCTGAGATGTTTCTGAGATACCATACGACTAAAAATGACTGTCCTGGGTACTTAGTTAATGGTTTGATTGAACAGGGAAATGGTAAAGGAAAATATTTCACATATTCAGATAGCTATACTTTACACATTTTAGATATGAATTAAGGTATTTTGTGATTTTATACTAAAATCAGTTCATTGATTTTTATATTTTCTTCCCGAGACATATTTAAATTTGTAAACAATATGTAAATGTCATAGAGCATAGAGAGCTTTTGGTGTGTAATATATTTCTGGTTTATATTATGTCAATATGGTTGGTTGCTTGGTCCTTGTCTAGGTTTATACATTAGTTGAAAGTACATCTCTTGTTAACATTACTATGgcagcgtttacacaggcagcccaattctgatctttttttttcCAGTAATTGGTGTTTAGAAAAGATCTGATTGCTCAAAAAAGGAAACAAATATCAAAATGGCCTCTCTTTTTTTTTAAGCAGCCTATATACTCTGTTCTATGTATCCATTCCATTCTGGTGCTTACAGTATATCATTAATTAGTTGTtgtatgtaaattagataatTTTTTCTTGTGTACAGTTTAGGAAATTTTTATTGATCATTTTAAAACGCGTATGTTGTGTGAGTGTCAAGCTGGGCTTGTAATACACAAAGGCCTAGTAACAACACCAAAAAGACTTGTACTCGCGTATTTGTGGAATTTCAGGGTCCTGACAACCTGTGCTTTTACTTGAGTTTGTGATTATTGTAATGTACTTTACAGTAATTTCACCATTCTCTGAACATTTTAGATTGTGGGAGGGCCAATGTGCCTTATTTCAGTGTAATTCTATGTAAAGACTAGTTTCATATTAAATTACAATACCCTGTATGATTGGGGAAATGAGTCTGAAGTGAAATATCTTTTGTTGTGTATTATCTAAAGAACTTGTTTTAATTTCGTGCATCGAATGCAACCAGAATCGAGGAAATTGGAAGTACTCACGGTAGACTTAGCGGACGGGACGGAAACCGTATTGGTACGTCGTTGTTATGATTCCCCTCTCAGTCTTTTATCCGATGTCCAGTGTGCTCTATTTTCTGGTAAACTAGGTAATTTTGTCTTTGTTAGCTAAACGAGTTATCTATTGGTTAAGCTCGCATTGCAAACTAGATAATCATATCCAAATCGCGCAGAATATTTAATTGAATCGTATTTTTCCTGGTTTAGTTATCTTGCCTTGGGTAGCTGGCTAGCATAATTTAGCTAGTAGCTCACGTTGACATGTGTTTTTGGTTTGTTTTTCATCCTTGGCATGATAATGTAATATCTAGTTAGCCAGCCAACAAGGTCGATAATGTTTTCTGTAGAAATGCAGCCTAAACTGTTCTAtttgacgttagctagctagctaacaaggaaAATGGACTCGTGATTTTAGTTAGATAGCGAACGTTACTGTAGCTACCAATGCAATTCATTTTTTCCCTTCAGATTGTGAAGGAAGATCAGAATGGATGCACTTGATCACATGCTGACCGACCCCCTAGACTCAGGGGAGGGCAGTGATGGGCGCATCACTGAAGAGTGCATGTTGGGAAACTGTCAAGTGAGTCTTCCAGAAGACCTGCTTGAGGATGTGAGTAGCTAATAATAGCATACTGCAGTGATTTCTGTGTTAACTTTATCATATGCTGTTTATCCATTGTGTACACTGCATAGACAGTATATATAAAGGTGTACTGTATGTCGATTGTTGCATTTACAGTtctgtttatatatattttttgtttttgttgggcAAACAGCCTGAAATATTCTTCTCTGTGCTGAGTGAAAGCACCTGGTCTGAAGTACTGACAGATGACCAGAGGCAGCATCTCCGTCAACTGTTACCACACTTTCAAGAAGACAACACTTGTGAGCAGGACAGCACCATCAGCAAACTCTTCAACAAACAGAACTTCTGCTTCGGAAACCCCTTGCACCTTGCACAGAAACTGTTCCAAGGTAACATTCCGCCTCTCTCAAACAGCTTGATTTTGAGTGAGTTTTTGGACTGTTTATGGCATATCAGTGATATCATTATCACCACTGTGCTCTCCCCAGATGGCCATTTCAATCCAGAAGTGGTTAAGTACAGACAACTGTGTGCCAAGTCCCAGAAAAAACGGCAGCTGAACTCGTTGCAGCAGTACTACCACAAACTCCTTAAACAGATCCTGGTCTCTAGAAAGgtatgtgtaacagtattgcttccgtccctctcctcgcccctacctgggcttgaacaagggaccctctgcacacatcaacaacagtcacccatgaagcatcgttacccatcgcgccacaaaagccacggcccttgcagagcaaggggaacaactacttcaaggtttcagagagagtgacgtcaccgattgaaacgctattagcgcgcaccaccgctaactagctatccatttcacatcggttacatatgCATATATCTTCAAGCTTCAGTCTCAAGCACAAGGTGAAAAGCCTTCCTCAGTATGTTCACGTATATCATTTCTTTGTGTTTAGGAACTGCTAGAGTTGGCTGTCCGCAGTGGCCCTGACATTGCGGTGAACAGAAAGTATCCCACTCAGACACATGGTGAGGTGCAGGAACAGAGGGTCAGAGGAAGAGTGTGCCGAATACTGAGGGAAGTTAAAACTGAGTGTGGAGACAGCAATGCCTCATCTGACGATGATGGTGAGTCTGCTTTCATCAGCCTAGAATGTTGAAATGTAATTGTATTTAGCAGCATTGAATAAGTGTCAGAGTTCCTCTTTCAATGTTTTCTCGATGTCACATACTTGTCCTTTGCATTGTATTTGCAGATACAGCCTCTTGGCTGCCGACACCTCAATCTCCTTCCTCTCCAACACCCACAGTCTCTGTCAGGGTTTTGCCCAGTCTCTCCACCCAGGACATGAAGACCACCGGTCAGTTACAGTAGAACTATACAGTTACTGTATAATGATTTGGGGAAAACATTTATGGTTACATATCGCAATATTGTTTTGGACGATATTAAATCGATACTTTGACTTCCAAGTATCGATTTTGCTAGATAGCACTATCTTGCGCTAGTCAGCTAGCTGTAACTGCGCCAAAACTCCGGTATTTTTTGTCCTATAGCTTTTTCTCCATCTTTCtaaaatagtgagccaacatgttttcagcacttgtatttccatgactgatcaaaactctctgcctctctgc
Encoded here:
- the LOC139388097 gene encoding ST14 transmembrane serine protease matriptase b, coding for MDLLDSGTKFTPKTQDDDWENSVTFLPAPDTKKLEKNRGSKTLFVGIGLVGLAAVIALTTGLLVWHFHLRRGEVRLTKMYIGSMSITNQRFIDSYDNPNSNEFKQLAMQVSQQLKGIYSKYKDLDKYLVGSTVQAFSEGNRGSEDNVVAYYLSEFDVPIGRGSAVDEAIGTMDPMEGSLKGRMGKGRRPTSSLLINNVMSGALDARMTKALLTASQTYSYHISENHTATLQSPGFPDSPYPPNTYVLWRLHADRGYRIKLEFDTFNLEADCQNDFIKVYDSLVPLEQQVMAEKCGYYTRNEPLSFISSGNVMLLTLVTNKEKNFPGFRATYSQVPLNSQDCGGQLSGLNGTFTSPNFPSHYPPLTKCVWDIEVPKGKSVKVQFNKLLMSEPGQNNNNCPKDYVEINSEKLCGDKPYSTVVTSTVNKIVVIFNSDMSYVDSGFTAEFEAFVPTTQCEPDQIKCRNGLCKVKFWQCDGVNDCGDSTDEENCGSCKSGEFSCRNGRCISERLKCDGRADCADGSDESNCAKSLALQCSEYTYKCKNNMCISKLNPECDEEEDCDDGSDEADCQCGIRPYRHSRIVGGQASIEGEWPWQVSLHIRGSSHVCGASVINDRWLVTAAHCVQDDVKVKYSQPQQWEAYLGLHVQSQTNKWTLKKNLKQIIQHPGYQAQTYDNDIALMELDSPVTLNQNIWPICLPTARHYFPAGKPVWITGWGTTREGGFEASMLQKAEVRIINATVCNTLMEGQTTSNMLCAGVLDGGVDACQGDSGGPLSSMENGGRFFLAGVVSWGDGCARRNKPGVYTQVTKYRDWIKQKTGV